From the genome of Pelobacter propionicus DSM 2379, one region includes:
- a CDS encoding class I SAM-dependent methyltransferase yields MGTTGYIMEHQDEALRLDIKTGGEAIARQAGWAGIRPGMRVADVGCGSGKTTAFLHSLIQPGGEAVGIDASESRIRHATEHYGTEGLSFVQRDFYHPLDGLGGFDFIWVRFVLEYHRAKSVEIVRNLSELLNPGGILCLIDLDHNCLNHYGLSPRLEDAIQGVMAELETRHDFDPHIGRKLYSFLYDMQFTDISVHMDHHHLIYGPLTDMDGYNWTKKLEVAARNSGYPFAEYEGGFEEFLEEFKVFFADPRRFTYTPLIACRGCKPLS; encoded by the coding sequence ATGGGTACGACAGGCTATATCATGGAGCACCAGGACGAGGCGCTCCGCCTCGACATCAAGACCGGTGGCGAGGCGATTGCCAGACAGGCAGGCTGGGCCGGCATACGTCCCGGCATGCGGGTGGCCGACGTGGGTTGCGGCTCGGGCAAGACCACCGCTTTTCTGCACAGCCTGATCCAGCCCGGGGGCGAGGCTGTCGGCATAGACGCCTCGGAGTCCAGAATCAGGCATGCAACCGAGCATTACGGCACAGAGGGCTTAAGCTTCGTACAGCGTGATTTTTACCACCCCCTGGACGGGCTGGGTGGATTCGACTTCATCTGGGTGCGCTTTGTGCTGGAGTACCACCGCGCCAAAAGCGTCGAGATTGTTCGCAACCTGTCGGAACTGCTCAATCCGGGAGGCATACTCTGCCTGATCGACCTTGATCACAACTGCCTGAACCACTACGGCCTCTCACCTCGCCTGGAAGACGCCATCCAGGGGGTTATGGCCGAACTGGAGACCAGGCACGACTTCGACCCCCATATCGGCCGGAAACTTTATTCGTTCCTCTACGACATGCAGTTCACGGACATCAGCGTCCACATGGACCACCACCATCTGATCTACGGCCCCCTGACGGACATGGACGGCTACAACTGGACAAAGAAGCTGGAGGTGGCGGCCCGGAATTCAGGCTACCCGTTCGCCGAGTACGAGGGGGGATTCGAGGAGTTTCTGGAGGAATTCAAGGTCTTTTTCGCCGACCCGCGGCGCTTCACCTACACCCCGCTGATCGCCTGCCGGGGCTGCAAGCCGCTTTCCTGA
- a CDS encoding HD domain-containing phosphohydrolase translates to MDPADLSQSQLYNSRIIDSYLRLIRFRYGYVNVGELLEYAGMKEYEVADQGHWFNQEQVDRFYEKLVQMTGNPGIAREAGRYAASPDALGAMRKYVLGLVGAAHTFELIDKTAANFARSSHYKSRRIAANRVEVVVSPVVEGLEKPFQCENRIGFFETIVLMFNYKNPVIRHPECAFKGGRVCRYIISWERTLADVFKKVRNIVALLLALCNLGLLLTGQVALLKNSLPLSLLLLLVVVIAAAESEKRELVASLNNTRDSSENLLEQININYSNALMTNEVGQALSMYMTTGEVLASVARIMENRLNYDRGVILLANAEKTRLEIHAGYGYSSDQLLVFDNLSFSLDNPESTGIFFSCFRERRPLLVNDLKDVEGSLSPRSLNIVRQIGTRSFICCPIVCEGDTIGVLAVDNVNTKKPLVQSDISLLMGISSVIAISIRNSELIEARLRQFHSVLHVLAASIDARDSLTAGHSEKVTEYALDICRELELPSDFCEVIRVAALLHDYGKIGVPDTILKKPDRLTDEEYEIVKTHVNKTTEILSQVSFEGIYREVPDIVAAHHEKLDGSGYPLGLKGEAIPLGSRIISVADYFEAITSKRHYRDPMPAQEAFDILRKESVNHLDRRLVEAFISTYEKNASREAGEGRLPEERDLGH, encoded by the coding sequence ATGGATCCTGCCGATCTGTCACAAAGCCAGCTCTACAACAGCCGGATAATCGACTCCTACCTACGTCTGATCCGCTTCCGCTACGGCTACGTTAACGTGGGTGAACTGCTCGAGTATGCGGGAATGAAGGAGTATGAGGTTGCCGACCAGGGGCACTGGTTCAACCAGGAGCAGGTGGACCGTTTTTACGAGAAGCTGGTCCAGATGACCGGGAATCCGGGCATCGCCCGCGAGGCCGGCCGTTATGCGGCATCCCCCGATGCCCTGGGCGCCATGAGAAAGTATGTCCTCGGTCTGGTGGGCGCGGCCCACACCTTCGAGCTGATCGACAAGACCGCCGCCAACTTTGCCAGATCATCCCACTACAAATCGCGCAGGATCGCCGCCAACAGGGTCGAGGTGGTGGTGAGCCCTGTCGTGGAAGGGTTGGAAAAACCGTTCCAGTGCGAGAACAGGATCGGTTTTTTCGAGACCATTGTGCTGATGTTCAACTACAAGAACCCCGTTATCCGTCATCCGGAGTGCGCCTTCAAGGGGGGGCGGGTCTGCCGCTATATCATCTCCTGGGAGAGAACCCTTGCCGACGTATTCAAGAAGGTAAGAAACATCGTGGCCCTGTTGCTGGCCCTCTGCAATCTGGGTTTGCTGCTGACGGGGCAGGTGGCACTCCTGAAGAACAGCCTGCCGCTTTCGCTGTTGCTGCTGCTGGTCGTGGTTATTGCCGCCGCGGAAAGCGAGAAGCGGGAGCTCGTCGCGAGCCTCAACAACACCAGGGATTCCAGTGAAAACCTGCTGGAACAGATCAATATCAATTACAGCAACGCCCTGATGACCAACGAGGTGGGGCAGGCGCTGAGCATGTACATGACGACCGGTGAGGTGCTCGCCAGTGTTGCCCGGATCATGGAGAATCGGCTCAACTACGACCGGGGTGTCATTCTCCTGGCCAATGCGGAAAAAACCAGGCTGGAGATACATGCCGGCTACGGCTACTCTTCCGACCAGTTGCTCGTTTTCGACAATCTCTCCTTCAGTCTGGACAATCCCGAATCCACGGGGATTTTTTTCAGTTGTTTCCGGGAGCGGCGGCCGCTGCTGGTCAATGATCTGAAGGACGTGGAGGGAAGTCTCTCCCCCCGCAGCCTGAACATTGTCCGGCAGATCGGCACACGCTCGTTCATCTGCTGTCCCATTGTCTGCGAGGGGGACACCATCGGCGTACTGGCCGTGGACAACGTGAATACCAAGAAACCGCTGGTCCAGAGCGACATCAGCCTGCTGATGGGGATCTCGTCGGTTATCGCCATCAGTATCCGCAACAGCGAACTGATCGAGGCCCGTTTGCGCCAGTTCCATTCTGTTCTGCACGTGCTGGCGGCCAGCATCGATGCCCGCGACTCACTCACCGCCGGTCATTCGGAAAAGGTCACTGAATACGCCCTGGACATCTGCCGGGAGCTGGAACTGCCCTCTGATTTCTGCGAGGTGATCCGGGTTGCCGCGCTGCTCCATGACTACGGCAAGATCGGCGTTCCGGACACGATACTGAAGAAGCCGGACCGGCTGACCGACGAAGAGTACGAGATCGTCAAGACCCATGTGAACAAGACGACCGAGATTCTCTCCCAGGTTAGTTTCGAGGGGATCTACCGCGAGGTGCCGGATATCGTCGCGGCGCACCACGAAAAACTGGACGGCAGCGGTTATCCGCTGGGACTTAAGGGGGAGGCCATTCCCCTGGGCTCCAGGATCATTTCGGTTGCGGACTACTTCGAAGCCATCACTTCCAAGCGCCATTACCGCGACCCCATGCCGGCGCAGGAGGCCTTCGACATCCTGCGCAAGGAGAGTGTTAACCACCTGGATAGACGCCTGGTGGAGGCCTTTATCTCCACCTATGAGAAAAACGCTTCCCGGGAAGCGGGCGAAGGCAGGTTGCCCGAAGAGCGGGACCTCGGGCACTAG
- a CDS encoding OmpP1/FadL family transporter encodes MDSMGRRVVVAALLCAATVTGGVHPALGSGFGIFTQGASALGQADAVVAHGDGPSALFFNPAQINGLAGTQLEFGTTLIFPHREYKDSSGDVSHTKDSVFYPSSFYLTHAFNDSISAGLAVFNPFGLGTDWGGDWPGRYIATTSKITTYNINPVVSWRIAPFLSIAAGLDIVQLDATFKNKIFTPSGDVKQKFTGDGTGLGYNLGLFIDAGKGITIGASYRSEVKIDIDGKDEFSPAVYPDMDGKTSLKLPQQVLAGVAWQASDRLVVETGMRWEDWRSFKQLRISLDQPGGGSTVATYPRNWHSTFAVNAGGKYRFNDSLSIMAGYLYGWNPVPDSTFEPAIPDSDSHLFCLGGELRRGSMTLSLGYGYQLQKGRSKSTNQYGSVANGDYDSDLHLLALSLGYRF; translated from the coding sequence ATGGACAGCATGGGAAGGCGTGTGGTTGTGGCGGCGCTGCTCTGCGCGGCAACCGTTACAGGAGGCGTACATCCGGCCCTGGGGTCGGGATTCGGCATCTTCACCCAGGGCGCATCGGCCCTTGGTCAGGCCGATGCGGTTGTCGCCCACGGGGATGGGCCTTCGGCGCTCTTTTTTAATCCGGCCCAGATCAACGGCTTAGCCGGGACCCAGCTTGAGTTCGGTACCACCCTGATCTTCCCCCACCGGGAGTATAAAGACTCCAGCGGCGATGTTTCGCACACCAAGGATTCGGTCTTCTACCCCAGCAGTTTCTATCTGACCCATGCATTCAACGACAGCATCAGCGCCGGCCTGGCCGTCTTCAACCCCTTCGGGCTGGGAACCGACTGGGGCGGGGACTGGCCGGGGCGCTACATCGCCACCACGTCCAAGATAACCACCTACAACATCAACCCGGTGGTCTCCTGGCGCATCGCTCCCTTTCTCTCCATCGCCGCCGGTCTGGATATCGTGCAGCTGGATGCGACGTTTAAGAACAAGATCTTTACTCCTTCCGGCGATGTGAAGCAGAAATTCACCGGCGACGGCACGGGCCTGGGCTACAACCTGGGGCTGTTCATCGATGCCGGAAAGGGGATCACTATAGGCGCCTCCTACCGCAGCGAGGTGAAGATCGATATCGACGGAAAAGACGAGTTCAGCCCAGCGGTCTATCCTGATATGGACGGAAAAACCTCTCTGAAATTGCCCCAGCAGGTTTTAGCCGGTGTGGCCTGGCAGGCCAGCGACCGGTTGGTAGTGGAGACCGGCATGCGCTGGGAGGACTGGAGATCCTTCAAGCAACTGCGCATCAGCTTGGACCAACCGGGGGGGGGCTCCACCGTCGCAACCTATCCCCGCAATTGGCACTCCACCTTTGCCGTGAACGCCGGTGGGAAATACCGGTTTAACGATAGCCTGTCAATCATGGCCGGCTACCTGTACGGCTGGAACCCGGTGCCGGACAGCACCTTTGAGCCGGCCATCCCCGACTCCGACAGCCATCTCTTCTGTCTGGGTGGGGAGCTGCGCCGGGGGAGCATGACCCTCAGTCTGGGGTACGGCTACCAGCTCCAGAAGGGGCGCAGTAAGTCCACCAACCAGTACGGCTCTGTCGCCAACGGCGACTATGACTCCGACCTGCATCTCCTGGCCCTCAGCCTGGGGTACCGCTTCTGA